From the Syngnathoides biaculeatus isolate LvHL_M chromosome 10, ASM1980259v1, whole genome shotgun sequence genome, one window contains:
- the LOC133507506 gene encoding inhibin beta B chain isoform X1, giving the protein MAPLSSLRALFFFAPFLWEGLRVSGSPSGCASCGSRSLGRDAEERLMVELAKQQILDKLHLKERPTISQAVPRVALLTALRKLNSGRVRQDGTLQLDNKVLPKDPGYEIVSFADLNESLHGDETNLSLTFQFLQEHGRGIQVLQSSLWIYVRSSKSPLQVPAQVFLTVDGGASNRTLVMEKMLEVQESNWHTFPISRTLQAFLDGGQKRLHLEVSCDEDGRNLCSLENSANSSFKPFLVAQVRLRDDPARHLLRKRSLRCGDDVTVCCKKDFYIKFKDIQWHDWIIAPEGYHMNYCVGQCPQHLAGSPGIAASFHATVLSQLKVNGINTAASSCCVPTERQPLSMVYFNSQHSIIKTDVPDMIVESCGCT; this is encoded by the exons ATGGCGCCGTTGTCCTCATTGCGTgcgcttttcttttttgccccGTTTTTGTGGGAGGGTCTGCGGGTAAGCGGTAGCCCCTCGGGTTGCGCGTCCTGCGGGTCCCGCTCCCTGGGGAGGGACGCGGAGGAGAGGCTGATGGTGGAGCTCGCCAAGCAGCAAATTTTGGACAAGCTGCACCTGAAAGAGAGACCCACGATCTCTCAGGCCGTGCCCCGGGTGGCGCTCCTCACGGCGCTGCGCAAACTGAACTCGGGGCGTGTCAGGCAGGACGGTACCCTGCAACTAGACAACAAAGTGCTACCCAAAGACCCAGGCTATGAAATAGTCAGCTTTGCCGATCTAA ATGAAAGTCTGCACGGGGACGAGACAAATCTCAGCCTTACCTTCCAGTTCCTGCAAGAACATGGCCGCGGTATCCAGGTGCTGCAGTCTTCCCTGTGGATCTACGTCCGCTCCTCCAAGTCGCCCCTTCAAGTGCCAGCTCAAGTCTTCCTCACCGTGGACGGTGGAGCGTCAAACCGGACCTTGGTGATGGAAAAGATGCTGGAGGTCCAGGAGAGTAACTGGCACACCTTCCCCATCAGCCGCACCCTGCAGGCCTTCCTGGACGGTGGCCAGAAGCGACTCCATCTGGAAGTGAGTTGCGACGAGGACGGGAGAAATCTTTGCTCCCTGGAAAACTCCGCCAACAGCTCGTTTAAACCCTTCCTGGTGGCCCAGGTGCGTCTGCGCGACGACCCCGCCAGACACTTGCTCAGGAAGCGCTCATTGCGGTGCGGCGATGACGTCACCGTGTGCTGCAAGAAAGACTTCTACATCAAGTTTAAGGACATCCAGTGGCACGACTGGATCATCGCGCCCGAGGGCTACCACATGAACTACTGCGTGGGGCAGTGCCCGCAGCACCTGGCCGGGTCTCCGGGTATTGCCGCATCCTTCCACGCTACCGTCTTGAGCCAGCTGAAGGTCAACGGCATCAACACGGCTGCGTCTTCGTGTTGCGTTCCCACGGAGCGACAGCCTCTGTCCATGGTGTACTTCAACTCTCAGCACAGTATCATCAAAACCGACGTGCCTGACATGATCGTGGAGTCCTGTGGGTGCACATAA
- the LOC133507506 gene encoding inhibin beta B chain isoform X2, which translates to MAPLSSLRALFFFAPFLWEGLRVSGSPSGCASCGSRSLGRDAEERLMVELAKQQILDKLHLKERPTISQAVPRVALLTALRKLNSGRVRQDGTLQLDNKVLPKDPGYEIVSFADLNESLHGDETNLSLTFQFLQEHGRGIQVLQSSLWIYVRSSKSPLQVPAQVFLTVDGGASNRTLVMEKMLEVQESNWHTFPISRTLQAFLDGGQKRLHLEVRLRDDPARHLLRKRSLRCGDDVTVCCKKDFYIKFKDIQWHDWIIAPEGYHMNYCVGQCPQHLAGSPGIAASFHATVLSQLKVNGINTAASSCCVPTERQPLSMVYFNSQHSIIKTDVPDMIVESCGCT; encoded by the exons ATGGCGCCGTTGTCCTCATTGCGTgcgcttttcttttttgccccGTTTTTGTGGGAGGGTCTGCGGGTAAGCGGTAGCCCCTCGGGTTGCGCGTCCTGCGGGTCCCGCTCCCTGGGGAGGGACGCGGAGGAGAGGCTGATGGTGGAGCTCGCCAAGCAGCAAATTTTGGACAAGCTGCACCTGAAAGAGAGACCCACGATCTCTCAGGCCGTGCCCCGGGTGGCGCTCCTCACGGCGCTGCGCAAACTGAACTCGGGGCGTGTCAGGCAGGACGGTACCCTGCAACTAGACAACAAAGTGCTACCCAAAGACCCAGGCTATGAAATAGTCAGCTTTGCCGATCTAA ATGAAAGTCTGCACGGGGACGAGACAAATCTCAGCCTTACCTTCCAGTTCCTGCAAGAACATGGCCGCGGTATCCAGGTGCTGCAGTCTTCCCTGTGGATCTACGTCCGCTCCTCCAAGTCGCCCCTTCAAGTGCCAGCTCAAGTCTTCCTCACCGTGGACGGTGGAGCGTCAAACCGGACCTTGGTGATGGAAAAGATGCTGGAGGTCCAGGAGAGTAACTGGCACACCTTCCCCATCAGCCGCACCCTGCAGGCCTTCCTGGACGGTGGCCAGAAGCGACTCCATCTGGAA GTGCGTCTGCGCGACGACCCCGCCAGACACTTGCTCAGGAAGCGCTCATTGCGGTGCGGCGATGACGTCACCGTGTGCTGCAAGAAAGACTTCTACATCAAGTTTAAGGACATCCAGTGGCACGACTGGATCATCGCGCCCGAGGGCTACCACATGAACTACTGCGTGGGGCAGTGCCCGCAGCACCTGGCCGGGTCTCCGGGTATTGCCGCATCCTTCCACGCTACCGTCTTGAGCCAGCTGAAGGTCAACGGCATCAACACGGCTGCGTCTTCGTGTTGCGTTCCCACGGAGCGACAGCCTCTGTCCATGGTGTACTTCAACTCTCAGCACAGTATCATCAAAACCGACGTGCCTGACATGATCGTGGAGTCCTGTGGGTGCACATAA